GCCGCGGGGTGACCGCGAGGAGTGGGGCGAGCCGGGCGGCCAATTGTATATTGGATGATGCCTTCCCCGTCACCATCTTTGCCGACGCGAGCGGATGCGCTCGCGTTGATGCATGAGTTCACGGCCAGCGAGTCGCTCAGAAAACACATGCTCGCCGTAGAAGCCGCGATGCGCGCATACGCGGAACACTTTGGGGAGGATCCCGAGCGCTGGGGACTTGCCGGGCTGATCCATGATTTCGACTATGAGCGATTTCCAAACGCCGCGCACTCGGCCACGGAGGAGCATCCGGCGGAAGGCGTACGCATGTTGCGCGACCGCGGTTGGCCAGAGGACATCCTCGAAGCGATCATGGGCCACGCCACGTACTGCAACGTGCCGCGCGAGAGCCGAATGGCGCGCGCGCTGTTCGCCGTCGACGAGCTGTCGGGACTGATCACGGCGACGGCGCTGGTGAAGCCCACCAAGAGCGTGCACGACGTCGACGCGTCGTCGGTCCTCAAGAAGATGAAAAAGAAGGAGTTCGCCCGCGGAGTGAATCGCGACGACGTGATCCTCGGAACACAGGAGCTCGGATTGGAGCTCGAGCCGCATGTCCAATTTGTGATCGACGCCATGCGGCGTTCCGCCGACGCGATCGGACTCGCCGGGACCCCCGGTACCGCCAGTACCGCGGCGCCCGCCGCCGAGGAACCGGCCCGCTGACTGCCAACGTTTGCATCGGGCCGTCCGTTATTGAGGGTGTACGGCATGTCGTCGTCTAGCGACGCCAAGTCGGATGAACGGGCGCTCGTAATTGCGGCACAGCGCGGGAGCAGCGAGGCGTTCGCGCAGCTCGTGCGGCTGCACCAGCGGCGGGCGTATGCGGTTTCTCGCGCGATCGTGCTCACGCACGAA
The DNA window shown above is from Gemmatimonadaceae bacterium and carries:
- a CDS encoding HD domain-containing protein; the protein is MHEFTASESLRKHMLAVEAAMRAYAEHFGEDPERWGLAGLIHDFDYERFPNAAHSATEEHPAEGVRMLRDRGWPEDILEAIMGHATYCNVPRESRMARALFAVDELSGLITATALVKPTKSVHDVDASSVLKKMKKKEFARGVNRDDVILGTQELGLELEPHVQFVIDAMRRSADAIGLAGTPGTASTAAPAAEEPAR